Proteins encoded together in one Oncorhynchus nerka isolate Pitt River linkage group LG19, Oner_Uvic_2.0, whole genome shotgun sequence window:
- the LOC115101446 gene encoding phosphofurin acidic cluster sorting protein 1-like isoform X1, which yields MSERGGLPRIGGTPSPHMQPSKTVTISPNRPVQMNLYATWEIDRSSPSCVPRLFTVTLKKLLMLQELDRDLTSVVIAVKLQGSKRILRSNEILLASAGLTETDLQLTFSLQYPHFLKRDANRLQIMLQRRKRYKNRTILGYKTLALGLINMAEVMQHPSEGARVLALHTTVKDTAVTVAEMRVYSLSSQPIDYEVSKAKLSDRSPDIDNYSEEEEESYSSEQDGSDDPAHIQYLFDEEDDMRKKKHRCKLTSAASITRGHPNIKQKFVALLKRFKVSDEVDFGLKHVSQEHIRDVEEDLDELYDSLEMYNHSDSGPEMEETDSILSTPKPKLRPFFEGISQSSSQTEFGSLNSRCSLPKDTMSPQGDQPQSGKMNCIRSHNLDDSKTDTQELIDPKGLLETTACITVSVPEKLPRTPTRELRSSNRESHSTMPSPRLNGGHTPRQRRGTPMKERRALSKPLSERTNSSDSERSPELSRTPQVPRKAVYDQLNLVFSSDTVLPDSLVLVNTSDWQGQYVSEVLLAQKQPVVCTCCGVEIQAVLTTLLTRIQKFCNCNSSMPPPVKVVVAGGQSYLGAILHVFVSQLANKTSDWLSLIHFLVVPLGCHPVAKHLASLDPRYSSVFLDNAWKDLFSGLEPPRSTADGVDVAARIRQYISSVSVTHQLPIAEAMLTCENKRYDEDSYQKFVPFVGVVKVGLIEPTLAYSGGDTEEAVSVSLAVPSTSPQSHGSPTGMPREAATPPSPSLSSGLVSPNMSHGVDTIGLTVDYWVATCSERKKDGERCDKGSKNTLKSAFCSLQVSRLPGGGSTENQPQANTMAMTMVTKEKNKKVSTIFLGKKPKERDVDCKSQVVEGITRLICSTKQQQTSLKVSVDGVEWTDVKFFQLAAQWPTHVKYLPVGLFGYNKTAT from the exons ATGTCGGAGAGAGGGGGTCTCCCGCGGATTGGGGGCACGCCATCTCCACATATGCAGCCGTCCAAGACAGTAACTATCTCCCCGAACCGTCCGGTTCAAATGAACCTGTATGCAACCTGGGAAATTGATCGCTCATCTCCAAGCTGTGTGCCCAG GCTCTTCACTGTTACCCTGAAGAAGCTGCTGATGCTTCAGGAGCTGGACAGAGACCTAACCTCTGTTGTCATTGCAGTCAAACTCCAG GGATCAAAGCGCATTTTACGTTCCAATGAGATCCTGTTGGCATCGGCTGGACTTACTGAGACTGATCTTCAGCTGACATTCTCCTTGCAA TATCCACATTTTTTGAAACGAGATGCCAACAGACTGCAGATCATGttacagaggaggaagaggtacaAGAACCGCACCATTCTGGGCTATAAGACCCTGGCTCTGGGCCTTATCAACATGGCAGAG GTGATGCAGCATCCCAGTGAGGGAGCCCGTGTGTTGGCTCTCCACACCACAGTGAAGGACACGGCTGTGACTGTGGCTGAGATGAGGGTCTATTCGCTCTCCAGCCAGCCCATCGACTACGAGGTGTCCAAGGCCAAACTGTCAG ACCGCTCCCCTGACATTGACAACtactctgaggaagaggaagagagctaTTCATCAGAGCAGGACGGGAGTGATGACCCTGCTCACATccag TATCTGTTCGACGAAGAAGATGACATGAGGAAGAAGAAGCACAGATGCAAACTCACCTCTGCAGCCTCCATCACCAGAGGTCAT CCCAACATCAAGCAGAAGTTTGTGGCCTTGTTGAAGAGGTTTAAAGTGTCTGATGAGGTGGACTTTGGCCTGAAGCACGTGTCCCAGGAGCACATCCGTGATGTGGAGGAGGACCTGGATGAGCTCTATGACAGTCTAGAGATGTACAACCACAGTGACAGCGGcccagagatggaggagacggACAGCATCCTCAGCACACCCAAACCCAAGCTCAG GCCCTTCTTTGAGGGCATATCCCAGTCCAGCTCGCAGACCGAGTTTGGCAGTCTGAACAGCAGGTGCAGTCTGCCCAAAGACACAATGAGCCCA CAAGGAGATCAGCCCCAATCAGGCAAGATGAACTGCATTCGCTCCCACAACCTGGATGACTCTAAGACAGACACTCAG GAGCTGATTGATCCGAAGGGGTTACTGGAGACAACCGCCTGCATcactgtctctgtcccagagAAGCTACCCAGGACCCCGACGAGGGAACTGAGGAGCAGCAACAGAGAGAGCCACAGCACCATGCCCTCCCCCAG gttgAATGGTGGGCACACACCCAGGCAGAGACGGGGGACGCCAATGAAGGAGAGGCGAGCGCTGTCCAAACCACTGAGCGAACGCACCAACAGCTCTGACAGCGAGAGGTCACCAGAGCTCAGCCGCACCCCACAG GTGCCCAGGAAGGCTGTGTATGACCAGTTGAATCTGGTCTTCTCCTCAGACACTGTCCTACCAGACAGCCTAGTCCTGGTCAACACCAGTGATTGGCAGGGACAG TATGTGTCCGAGGTGCTACTGGCCCAGAAGCAGCCAGTAGTGTGTACCTGCTGTGGGGTGGAAATTCAGGCTGTCCTCACCACCCTCCTCACACGCATCCAGAAGTT CTGTAACTGTAACTCGTCCATGCCGCCGCCGGTCAAGGTGGTGGTGGCAGGGGGACAGAGCTACCTGGGGGCCATCCTACACGTCTTTGTCAGTCAGCTGGCCAACAAAACATCCGATTGGCTCAGCCTCATCCACTTCCTGGTTGTCCCcctgg GCTGTCACCCTGTAGCCAAGCACCTGGCCTCCCTGGACCCTCGCTACAGTTCTGTGTTCCTGGACAATGCCTGGAAAGATCTGTTCAGCGGCCTTGAGCCCCCTCGCTCCA CTGCAGACGGAGTGGACGTGGCAGCAAGGATCAGGCAGTACATCAGCAGCGTCTCTGTCACACACCAGTTACCTATCGCTGAGGCCATGCTCACCTGCGAGAACAAGAG ATATGACGAAGACTCTTACCAGAAGTTTGTTCCCTTCGTTGGG GTGGTGAAAGTAGGGTTGATTGAACCGACTCTGGCGTATTCAG GTGGAGACACTGAGGAGGCTGTTAGTGTTAGCTTGGCtgttccctctacctctccacaatCTCATGGATCTCCCACAGGGATGCCCAGAGAGGCTGCCAcacccccatctccctccctgagcAGCGGACTGGT GAGCCCTAACATGTCCCATGGGGTGGACACCATTGGGCTGACGGTGGATTATTGGGTAGCGACATGCTCAGAGAGGAAGAAGGATGGGGAGCGGTGTGACAAGGGCTCCAAGAACACGCTGAAGAGTGCCTTCTGCTCCCTGCAGGTCAGCAGGCTGCCAGGAGGGGGCTCCACTGAGAACCAGCCCCAGGCCAACACTATGGCCATGACCATGGTCACCAAGGAGAAGAATAAGAAAG
- the LOC115101446 gene encoding phosphofurin acidic cluster sorting protein 1-like isoform X2, with protein sequence MSERGGLPRIGGTPSPHMQPSKTVTISPNRPVQMNLYATWEIDRSSPSCVPRLFTVTLKKLLMLQELDRDLTSVVIAVKLQGSKRILRSNEILLASAGLTETDLQLTFSLQYPHFLKRDANRLQIMLQRRKRYKNRTILGYKTLALGLINMAEVMQHPSEGARVLALHTTVKDTAVTVAEMRVYSLSSQPIDYEVSKAKLSDRSPDIDNYSEEEEESYSSEQDGSDDPAHIQYLFDEEDDMRKKKHRCKLTSAASITRGHPNIKQKFVALLKRFKVSDEVDFGLKHVSQEHIRDVEEDLDELYDSLEMYNHSDSGPEMEETDSILSTPKPKLRPFFEGISQSSSQTEFGSLNSRCSLPKDTMSPQGDQPQSGKMNCIRSHNLDDSKTDTQELIDPKGLLETTACITVSVPEKLPRTPTRELRSSNRESHSTMPSPRLNGGHTPRQRRGTPMKERRALSKPLSERTNSSDSERSPELSRTPQVPRKAVYDQLNLVFSSDTVLPDSLVLVNTSDWQGQYVSEVLLAQKQPVVCTCCGVEIQAVLTTLLTRIQKFCNCNSSMPPPVKVVVAGGQSYLGAILHVFVSQLANKTSDWLSLIHFLVVPLGCHPVAKHLASLDPRYSSVFLDNAWKDLFSGLEPPRSTADGVDVAARIRQYISSVSVTHQLPIAEAMLTCENKRYDEDSYQKFVPFVGVETLRRLLVLAWLFPLPLHNLMDLPQGCPERLPHPHLPP encoded by the exons ATGTCGGAGAGAGGGGGTCTCCCGCGGATTGGGGGCACGCCATCTCCACATATGCAGCCGTCCAAGACAGTAACTATCTCCCCGAACCGTCCGGTTCAAATGAACCTGTATGCAACCTGGGAAATTGATCGCTCATCTCCAAGCTGTGTGCCCAG GCTCTTCACTGTTACCCTGAAGAAGCTGCTGATGCTTCAGGAGCTGGACAGAGACCTAACCTCTGTTGTCATTGCAGTCAAACTCCAG GGATCAAAGCGCATTTTACGTTCCAATGAGATCCTGTTGGCATCGGCTGGACTTACTGAGACTGATCTTCAGCTGACATTCTCCTTGCAA TATCCACATTTTTTGAAACGAGATGCCAACAGACTGCAGATCATGttacagaggaggaagaggtacaAGAACCGCACCATTCTGGGCTATAAGACCCTGGCTCTGGGCCTTATCAACATGGCAGAG GTGATGCAGCATCCCAGTGAGGGAGCCCGTGTGTTGGCTCTCCACACCACAGTGAAGGACACGGCTGTGACTGTGGCTGAGATGAGGGTCTATTCGCTCTCCAGCCAGCCCATCGACTACGAGGTGTCCAAGGCCAAACTGTCAG ACCGCTCCCCTGACATTGACAACtactctgaggaagaggaagagagctaTTCATCAGAGCAGGACGGGAGTGATGACCCTGCTCACATccag TATCTGTTCGACGAAGAAGATGACATGAGGAAGAAGAAGCACAGATGCAAACTCACCTCTGCAGCCTCCATCACCAGAGGTCAT CCCAACATCAAGCAGAAGTTTGTGGCCTTGTTGAAGAGGTTTAAAGTGTCTGATGAGGTGGACTTTGGCCTGAAGCACGTGTCCCAGGAGCACATCCGTGATGTGGAGGAGGACCTGGATGAGCTCTATGACAGTCTAGAGATGTACAACCACAGTGACAGCGGcccagagatggaggagacggACAGCATCCTCAGCACACCCAAACCCAAGCTCAG GCCCTTCTTTGAGGGCATATCCCAGTCCAGCTCGCAGACCGAGTTTGGCAGTCTGAACAGCAGGTGCAGTCTGCCCAAAGACACAATGAGCCCA CAAGGAGATCAGCCCCAATCAGGCAAGATGAACTGCATTCGCTCCCACAACCTGGATGACTCTAAGACAGACACTCAG GAGCTGATTGATCCGAAGGGGTTACTGGAGACAACCGCCTGCATcactgtctctgtcccagagAAGCTACCCAGGACCCCGACGAGGGAACTGAGGAGCAGCAACAGAGAGAGCCACAGCACCATGCCCTCCCCCAG gttgAATGGTGGGCACACACCCAGGCAGAGACGGGGGACGCCAATGAAGGAGAGGCGAGCGCTGTCCAAACCACTGAGCGAACGCACCAACAGCTCTGACAGCGAGAGGTCACCAGAGCTCAGCCGCACCCCACAG GTGCCCAGGAAGGCTGTGTATGACCAGTTGAATCTGGTCTTCTCCTCAGACACTGTCCTACCAGACAGCCTAGTCCTGGTCAACACCAGTGATTGGCAGGGACAG TATGTGTCCGAGGTGCTACTGGCCCAGAAGCAGCCAGTAGTGTGTACCTGCTGTGGGGTGGAAATTCAGGCTGTCCTCACCACCCTCCTCACACGCATCCAGAAGTT CTGTAACTGTAACTCGTCCATGCCGCCGCCGGTCAAGGTGGTGGTGGCAGGGGGACAGAGCTACCTGGGGGCCATCCTACACGTCTTTGTCAGTCAGCTGGCCAACAAAACATCCGATTGGCTCAGCCTCATCCACTTCCTGGTTGTCCCcctgg GCTGTCACCCTGTAGCCAAGCACCTGGCCTCCCTGGACCCTCGCTACAGTTCTGTGTTCCTGGACAATGCCTGGAAAGATCTGTTCAGCGGCCTTGAGCCCCCTCGCTCCA CTGCAGACGGAGTGGACGTGGCAGCAAGGATCAGGCAGTACATCAGCAGCGTCTCTGTCACACACCAGTTACCTATCGCTGAGGCCATGCTCACCTGCGAGAACAAGAG ATATGACGAAGACTCTTACCAGAAGTTTGTTCCCTTCGTTGGG GTGGAGACACTGAGGAGGCTGTTAGTGTTAGCTTGGCtgttccctctacctctccacaatCTCATGGATCTCCCACAGGGATGCCCAGAGAGGCTGCCAcacccccatctccctccctga